From a single Paenibacillus sp. FSL W8-0426 genomic region:
- the pseC gene encoding UDP-4-amino-4,6-dideoxy-N-acetyl-beta-L-altrosamine transaminase produces MSESFQPRSSMLPYGQQWLDETDIESVIDVLRSDFLTQGPAIQAFEQKVADYVGAKYGVAFTNGTAALHGSCFAAGIGVGDEVITTPLTFLASSNCVLYQGGTPVFCDINLETYNIDPNELEGKITPNTKAIIAVDFAGQPAEMDRISEIARKHGLIVIEDAAHSLGADYDGRKVGTWADMTMFSFHPVKHVTTGEGGLIVTDNEEFYRKLIQFRSHGMTRNPDEMTRNDGPWYYEMQSLGYNYRMTDIQAALGVSQMDKLDRFVHRRREIIELYNRELADIPGLVLPYQHPKANSSWHLYVVRFLPEFFERTRKEIFEKLRELNIGVNVHYIPVYLQPYYHQLGFAKGLCPNAERYYETAITLPLFPKMTTEDVKDVVKAIRVAIDGG; encoded by the coding sequence ATGAGCGAATCATTTCAGCCCAGATCCAGTATGCTTCCATATGGTCAGCAGTGGCTGGATGAAACGGATATTGAATCCGTCATCGATGTATTGAGAAGCGATTTTCTGACGCAAGGGCCTGCGATCCAGGCCTTCGAACAAAAAGTAGCCGACTATGTTGGGGCCAAGTATGGTGTGGCCTTCACCAATGGAACAGCCGCACTGCATGGCTCTTGTTTTGCGGCCGGAATTGGGGTGGGTGACGAAGTCATAACGACTCCGCTGACATTTCTGGCAAGCAGCAATTGCGTGCTTTATCAAGGCGGAACCCCGGTGTTCTGTGATATCAACCTAGAAACATATAATATAGATCCGAATGAATTGGAAGGAAAAATCACACCTAACACTAAAGCGATTATCGCTGTTGATTTTGCAGGCCAACCTGCCGAAATGGACCGAATCTCCGAAATAGCCCGAAAACATGGGCTTATTGTGATCGAAGATGCGGCCCATTCGCTTGGAGCTGATTATGATGGTCGTAAAGTGGGAACATGGGCGGATATGACGATGTTTAGCTTTCATCCCGTTAAACATGTAACGACGGGAGAAGGCGGATTAATCGTCACGGATAATGAGGAATTTTATCGAAAGTTAATTCAGTTCCGGAGTCATGGCATGACTCGTAATCCGGATGAAATGACCAGAAACGACGGCCCATGGTATTACGAGATGCAATCGCTGGGCTACAATTATCGGATGACCGATATTCAGGCAGCATTAGGCGTATCCCAGATGGACAAGCTGGATCGTTTTGTTCACAGACGTAGGGAGATCATCGAGTTGTACAATAGGGAATTGGCTGATATTCCCGGGCTTGTCCTGCCGTATCAGCATCCCAAGGCCAATTCCAGCTGGCATCTGTACGTTGTTCGTTTTCTTCCCGAATTTTTTGAGCGCACTCGAAAAGAGATATTTGAAAAATTAAGAGAACTCAACATTGGAGTAAACGTTCACTATATTCCGGTTTATCTGCAGCCATATTATCACCAACTTGGCTTTGCTAAGGGACTGTGCCCAAATGCAGAGAGATACTACGAGACTGCGATCACGCTGCCGTTATTTCCCAAGATGACAACCGAAGATGTTAAGGATGTCGTTAAGGCTATCCGTGTTGCTATTGATGGCGGATAA
- a CDS encoding GDP-mannose 4,6-dehydratase, giving the protein MAHNILLTGGAGFIGRWVAKRLLEEGHSVWILDDLSNGRASNIAEFENHPNLKAFIEGTILDENLLSDLFDKHQFSICYHLGASINVQDSIDDPRTTFNNDTVGTFYILEQCRKHHTKVVFMSTCMVYDRCADEKGIDELHPTKPASPYAGAKIGAENMVLSYYYAYGLPTVVIRPFNTYGPFQKTGGEGGVVAIFIKNELDGKTLNIYGSGTQTRDLLYVEDCARFVVAAGFSDAVNGEVVNAGLGRDISVNDLAQLIAKDPKKIKHVEHIHPQSEIEKLLCNSAKAKKLLDWEPEVSLEEGIARTTQWIAQGGLQ; this is encoded by the coding sequence ATGGCACATAATATTTTGTTAACGGGCGGCGCCGGTTTTATTGGACGTTGGGTGGCAAAGCGTCTATTGGAAGAAGGCCATTCTGTATGGATTCTGGATGACTTGTCCAATGGTCGCGCTTCGAATATTGCGGAGTTTGAGAATCATCCTAACTTGAAAGCTTTTATCGAAGGGACCATTCTGGATGAGAACTTGTTGAGCGATTTGTTTGACAAACACCAATTCTCGATATGTTATCATTTGGGAGCCTCCATTAATGTACAGGATTCGATTGACGATCCCCGGACTACCTTTAATAATGATACGGTTGGAACCTTCTACATCCTTGAACAATGCCGTAAACATCACACCAAAGTAGTGTTTATGAGTACATGTATGGTATATGATCGTTGCGCGGATGAAAAGGGGATCGATGAGCTGCATCCAACCAAACCGGCTTCTCCGTACGCGGGAGCCAAGATTGGCGCTGAAAACATGGTTCTCTCCTATTATTATGCTTATGGCTTGCCTACTGTGGTCATCCGTCCGTTCAATACGTACGGTCCTTTTCAGAAAACGGGTGGGGAGGGTGGCGTAGTGGCCATCTTCATCAAAAATGAACTGGATGGTAAAACGCTGAACATTTACGGTTCCGGTACGCAGACGCGCGATTTGCTGTATGTCGAGGATTGTGCCCGTTTTGTGGTGGCCGCTGGATTCAGCGACGCCGTAAACGGTGAGGTAGTAAATGCAGGATTAGGTAGAGATATCTCGGTGAATGACTTGGCTCAACTCATAGCTAAGGACCCAAAAAAAATCAAACATGTGGAGCACATTCATCCCCAAAGCGAAATTGAGAAGCTGCTCTGTAATTCAGCAAAGGCGAAAAAACTGCTTGACTGGGAACCTGAGGTGTCCCTTGAAGAAGGAATTGCCCGCACAACACAGTGGATTGCACAAGGTGGTCTTCAATAG
- the pseI gene encoding pseudaminic acid synthase, translating into MHLQIGDRWIGRNHKPFVIAEMSGNHNQSLERALQIVEAAAKAGADALKLQTYTADTMTLDIHEGDFFIEDPNSLWKGNSLYSLYQEAYTPWEWHKPIFDRAAELGMLAFSTPFDETAVDFLESLNVPAYKIASFENTDIQLIRKVAATGKPLIISTGMASIAELDETVRAAREAGCKDLVLLKCTSTYPATPENTNIMTIPHLEQLFGCSVGISDHTMGVGVSVAAVALGAVVIEKHFTLRRSDGGVDSAFSLEPEELAALVTESERAWQSLGQITYGATEREKPSLKHRRSLYISKDLNKGDILTKDNIKAIRPGLGLPTKYLDELLGRAVSKDVTKGTPLTWEVI; encoded by the coding sequence ATGCATTTACAGATTGGCGATCGATGGATCGGTCGCAACCATAAACCGTTTGTCATCGCAGAGATGTCGGGAAATCACAATCAGTCCCTGGAGCGCGCTTTGCAAATCGTAGAGGCAGCTGCAAAAGCTGGAGCGGATGCATTGAAGCTTCAGACCTACACCGCAGACACCATGACCTTGGATATCCATGAAGGCGATTTTTTTATTGAAGATCCTAATAGCCTCTGGAAGGGAAATTCCCTTTATTCTTTATACCAGGAGGCCTATACGCCATGGGAGTGGCATAAGCCGATCTTTGACCGGGCAGCTGAACTGGGAATGCTGGCATTCAGCACTCCTTTTGATGAAACAGCGGTGGACTTCCTAGAGAGTTTGAATGTTCCGGCCTACAAGATTGCCTCATTTGAGAATACGGATATTCAGTTGATCCGCAAAGTGGCTGCAACAGGGAAACCTTTGATTATATCTACCGGGATGGCCTCCATTGCTGAATTGGATGAGACCGTTAGGGCTGCCCGTGAAGCCGGTTGTAAAGATTTGGTGCTGCTCAAATGTACGAGCACGTATCCAGCAACACCTGAAAATACCAATATAATGACCATCCCCCATTTGGAGCAATTATTCGGTTGTTCCGTCGGTATCTCGGATCATACCATGGGAGTTGGTGTTTCTGTAGCTGCAGTGGCTCTGGGAGCCGTTGTGATCGAAAAACATTTTACTTTGAGACGTTCGGATGGTGGAGTGGACTCCGCATTCTCCTTAGAGCCGGAGGAGCTGGCTGCACTTGTGACGGAATCGGAGAGAGCTTGGCAGTCACTAGGACAGATCACTTATGGGGCAACGGAGCGAGAGAAACCGTCTCTTAAACACCGGCGGTCTTTATATATATCCAAGGATCTAAACAAAGGAGATATATTGACAAAGGATAACATTAAGGCGATCCGCCCAGGGTTGGGCCTGCCTACGAAATATTTGGATGAGCTTTTGGGGCGCGCAGTATCCAAAGACGTAACTAAAGGAACACCACTTACCTGGGAGGTTATCTAA
- a CDS encoding GNAT family protein: MKFRIVKSSDIWLLYEWANDEVTRNMSFNTSKISKEDHEKWFVEKMADDTVHLYIAEDGMTEEPLGFLRVDQNGVISFLIDKKLRGKGLGSKILIEFIQFVEGNSVKLGSNQLKALIKTRNRPSVVTFEKAGFELKGIFQHEGEECVEYKYSINLNHEQELGRDL; encoded by the coding sequence ATGAAATTTAGAATTGTGAAGTCTTCTGATATATGGCTGCTTTATGAGTGGGCTAACGATGAAGTCACAAGGAATATGTCCTTCAATACCAGTAAGATATCTAAAGAAGATCATGAGAAATGGTTCGTAGAGAAAATGGCGGATGATACCGTTCATTTATACATCGCTGAGGATGGGATGACAGAAGAACCATTAGGGTTCTTGCGTGTAGACCAAAATGGGGTCATCAGTTTTTTAATAGACAAAAAGCTCCGGGGCAAGGGATTAGGAAGCAAAATCCTCATCGAATTTATCCAATTCGTAGAAGGAAATTCCGTGAAATTGGGGAGTAATCAATTAAAGGCCCTCATCAAAACCAGAAATAGACCGTCAGTCGTAACTTTTGAAAAGGCAGGATTTGAATTAAAGGGCATTTTCCAACATGAAGGAGAAGAATGCGTAGAATATAAGTACTCCATTAACTTAAATCATGAACAGGAATTAGGGAGGGATTTATAA
- the pseG gene encoding UDP-2,4-diacetamido-2,4,6-trideoxy-beta-L-altropyranose hydrolase, protein MKYVVIRTSASSSMGMGHFTRCLTLAKMLKKTGEVQIGFICNSDFPINLEEQLKLEKFEVSKTKEHSLHVFDARIDAECTIELIKNKKIDWLIIDHYRIDEMWEERLRPVVHKILVIDDLANRKHDCDALLDQNMQSNQGKRYVGLVPQHAELFLGPTFFLLHPDYYQHQHKQKKKNSEIEFVVNFGGGDPTNEISKILSTIEKHSSQLIGSHFHIVAGPINPIKEELHRRCLPLKGVSFYKSTHMPTLLANADFAIGAGGTTMIERCFMGVPSGIIIVADNQIEGTLAAGQQELVFNLGRSESVKEIDILSFLKSCLAFSAPMEQIRKNCLEFNKLLHKKGEHPVISMLTRG, encoded by the coding sequence ATGAAATATGTTGTTATTCGCACGAGTGCTTCTTCTTCTATGGGTATGGGACATTTTACGCGTTGTTTAACCTTGGCCAAGATGCTGAAGAAAACGGGTGAAGTTCAAATCGGCTTTATTTGTAATTCGGATTTTCCGATAAATCTGGAAGAGCAGTTAAAGCTCGAGAAATTTGAAGTATCGAAGACGAAGGAACACTCATTACATGTATTCGATGCACGTATAGACGCCGAATGTACAATAGAACTTATAAAAAACAAAAAAATAGATTGGCTGATTATCGATCACTACCGAATAGATGAAATGTGGGAAGAAAGACTGCGTCCGGTCGTCCACAAGATCTTGGTTATCGACGACTTGGCAAACCGAAAGCATGATTGTGATGCTCTGCTCGACCAAAATATGCAATCTAATCAGGGTAAAAGGTATGTAGGACTCGTTCCGCAGCACGCCGAACTTTTTTTGGGACCAACATTTTTTCTATTACATCCGGATTATTACCAACATCAACACAAACAAAAGAAAAAAAACTCTGAAATCGAATTTGTTGTTAATTTTGGTGGTGGTGACCCTACCAACGAAATATCAAAAATATTAAGTACTATAGAGAAACATTCAAGTCAGTTGATTGGAAGTCACTTTCATATTGTAGCAGGGCCGATTAATCCAATAAAGGAAGAATTACACCGCAGATGTTTGCCTTTGAAAGGTGTTTCATTTTATAAAAGTACCCACATGCCTACATTGCTTGCGAATGCGGACTTCGCTATTGGTGCTGGAGGAACTACTATGATTGAACGGTGCTTCATGGGGGTTCCCTCTGGGATCATTATTGTTGCGGATAATCAAATTGAAGGTACGTTAGCTGCTGGACAACAGGAGTTAGTATTCAATTTGGGGAGAAGCGAGAGTGTCAAGGAAATTGATATTTTAAGTTTCCTGAAGTCTTGTCTTGCATTTTCGGCTCCTATGGAACAGATAAGGAAAAACTGTCTTGAGTTTAATAAGCTACTGCACAAAAAAGGTGAGCATCCTGTGATTTCAATGTTAACTCGTGGATGA
- a CDS encoding glycosyltransferase family protein codes for MKTVAIIQARMGSSRLPGKVMKILKDRSVLGHVITRCLALSSVDQVIVATSQLEEDLIICDEAERYGVASYRGSESNVLNRYYEAAKRFDADHIVRITSDCPLLDPVISDKVIQHFLKSDYDYSSSSLSATFPRGLDTEVFTFEALRKCQLEATLDYEHEHVTPYIYQHPELFKIHKYANTSDESKYRLTLDTPEDWRLISLIYELLYNGDIFHWGDIHQLLSERPDLEAINANIKQKALGE; via the coding sequence ATGAAAACAGTAGCTATTATTCAAGCTCGCATGGGTTCGAGCCGCCTGCCCGGAAAAGTGATGAAGATTCTAAAAGATCGTTCAGTTCTCGGCCATGTAATCACTCGTTGCCTTGCGCTTTCCTCAGTGGACCAGGTTATAGTAGCAACTTCTCAGTTGGAAGAAGATTTAATCATCTGCGATGAGGCTGAACGATACGGGGTAGCCTCCTACAGGGGCAGCGAGAGTAATGTCCTTAATCGATATTATGAAGCTGCCAAGAGATTTGATGCCGATCATATCGTTCGTATCACCTCTGACTGTCCGCTCCTTGATCCAGTCATTTCAGATAAAGTAATTCAGCATTTTCTAAAAAGTGATTATGATTATTCGAGCAGCAGTCTGAGTGCCACTTTTCCCCGGGGGTTGGATACGGAGGTGTTTACCTTCGAAGCCTTAAGAAAATGCCAACTGGAGGCAACCCTTGATTACGAACATGAGCACGTAACTCCATATATATATCAGCACCCCGAGTTGTTTAAAATTCATAAGTATGCTAATACCAGTGATGAATCGAAATATCGACTTACATTGGATACGCCGGAGGATTGGAGATTAATTTCCCTAATTTATGAGTTGTTATACAATGGGGATATTTTCCATTGGGGTGATATCCACCAACTTCTTTCGGAGAGGCCTGATTTGGAAGCGATAAATGCCAATATTAAACAGAAGGCGTTAGGGGAATAA
- a CDS encoding UDP-N-acetylglucosamine 4,6-dehydratase family protein: protein MYNEYYGKKILIIGGSGTIGNHLVRRLLLEEPQVIRIFSRDEHKQYEMNIEFQKDANRLRYLIGDVRDLQRLTRAMEGIDYVFHLAAMKHVPSCEYNPFEAVQTNVIGTQNVIQAALENNVTKVLFTSTDKAISPTNTYGATKLTAERLISAAEFQKGSKGTIFSSVRFGNVMGSRGSVIPLFKKQILENRRITVTDSNMLRYMMTPSQAIELILQANNRAQGGEVFVLKMPVIRIGDLAEVMIDLVTKRYRIDSEVEIRNIGLRPGEKRYEELMTMDEYAVAEETENMFVIPALYSGNIRRNEDPDFDSLQFNPISKSLISDWLETEGLVK, encoded by the coding sequence ATGTACAACGAATACTATGGTAAAAAAATTCTCATTATTGGTGGAAGCGGGACGATCGGCAATCACCTTGTAAGAAGGTTATTGCTGGAAGAGCCCCAAGTGATCCGGATCTTTAGCAGGGACGAACATAAGCAATATGAAATGAACATTGAGTTTCAAAAAGATGCAAATCGGCTTAGATACCTGATCGGTGACGTAAGAGACCTGCAGCGCTTGACAAGAGCCATGGAGGGAATTGATTATGTATTTCACCTCGCTGCAATGAAGCATGTCCCTTCGTGTGAATATAATCCCTTCGAAGCCGTTCAAACCAATGTAATAGGCACGCAAAATGTGATACAGGCAGCCTTGGAAAATAATGTCACCAAAGTGCTGTTCACAAGTACGGATAAGGCGATTTCACCAACCAATACGTATGGGGCTACCAAGCTTACGGCCGAAAGATTGATTTCGGCTGCCGAATTTCAAAAAGGCTCAAAAGGAACCATTTTTTCATCCGTAAGGTTTGGAAACGTCATGGGATCAAGAGGCTCTGTTATTCCTCTATTCAAAAAGCAAATCCTGGAGAACAGAAGAATAACCGTAACGGACTCTAATATGCTTCGATACATGATGACGCCATCTCAAGCGATAGAGCTTATACTTCAGGCGAATAATAGAGCGCAGGGCGGGGAGGTATTCGTTCTGAAAATGCCGGTCATCCGTATAGGCGACTTGGCAGAAGTCATGATTGATTTGGTAACGAAACGTTATCGAATCGATTCAGAAGTTGAAATACGGAATATTGGGCTTCGACCTGGCGAAAAGAGATATGAAGAGTTAATGACAATGGATGAATATGCAGTGGCAGAGGAAACAGAAAATATGTTTGTAATTCCCGCGTTATACAGTGGTAATATCAGACGTAATGAGGATCCTGACTTCGATTCCCTACAGTTTAATCCAATCTCAAAAAGCCTGATTTCGGATTGGCTGGAGACAGAAGGTCTGGTTAAATAA
- a CDS encoding 6-hydroxymethylpterin diphosphokinase MptE-like protein encodes MSNLMLNLNVLKERFSHVAHKFASFETSLEEDTFTYIERVERDHEWLQAVRESVESTGCIFIYGFAQGLAIADLLEMYPDRLLYVYEPDVHQFYKTIVNYDLRDLLNHRNLYYIGIGEDQLNAVFYMAAVHMQQTLAFVALRYYLEQEMDVLRGIKSKFEEFQVTYDSNLKTHQFFKEDWVRNGLYQMADMLSSTPIESLRNVFPNSTAVVVASGPSLKADIEWIKRLYPHALILSAGSSIQALVKHGIQPHIAVTLDGGPINGKVFSDPRTLETPLLYASTSYYEITDRKTDHKIHAVMSNDEVSQYFMEIDKAQTALSPTPTVTGTAIQAAVWMGARRIIMMGQDLSFPGGQFYADGVEHIDDEKIASLVEKAPHKVPNVQGSYNQASDSFIFMKVSLENLFEALPGIEFINSTRYGAVLEGTTWMPVEEVYELIRDREFDANQVAGIFNSEIDRVDQDSIHRVKEKIINTMEDLTGMKAELSVLRKKINTIRELSRIKPAKCQRTIAEIETAWSDIVFREWFATIYEIVLPLEIAHFDQHQPLIAMEQNLIRKADLIHNHLGSLVNQIESKIPMLKTVFEESVRRIDAINM; translated from the coding sequence TTGTCGAATTTAATGTTAAATTTAAATGTACTGAAAGAACGTTTTTCTCATGTTGCACATAAATTCGCTTCGTTCGAAACTTCCCTTGAGGAAGACACCTTCACTTATATTGAACGCGTTGAACGGGATCATGAATGGCTTCAGGCTGTTCGCGAATCGGTTGAAAGCACGGGATGCATCTTCATATATGGGTTTGCCCAAGGCTTGGCCATAGCCGATTTGTTGGAGATGTACCCTGATCGGCTGTTGTATGTGTACGAGCCTGACGTACATCAATTTTACAAAACTATAGTAAATTATGATCTTAGGGATTTGCTGAACCATCGGAACCTGTATTATATAGGCATTGGGGAAGATCAATTAAATGCAGTTTTCTATATGGCCGCTGTCCATATGCAGCAGACTCTTGCCTTTGTGGCTCTTCGCTATTATTTGGAGCAAGAGATGGATGTTTTGAGAGGGATCAAGAGCAAGTTTGAAGAGTTTCAAGTGACGTATGACTCGAACCTGAAAACCCACCAATTTTTTAAGGAAGATTGGGTTCGTAACGGACTCTACCAAATGGCGGATATGCTGTCATCCACTCCGATCGAAAGCTTGAGGAATGTTTTTCCAAATAGTACGGCTGTAGTTGTAGCTTCAGGCCCTTCTTTGAAGGCGGATATAGAGTGGATTAAACGCTTATACCCTCATGCGCTCATACTAAGTGCTGGCTCAAGCATTCAAGCCCTTGTTAAACATGGTATACAGCCGCACATTGCTGTTACGTTGGACGGTGGTCCGATCAATGGAAAAGTGTTCTCGGATCCGAGGACATTGGAGACACCTCTACTATATGCGTCTACGTCTTATTATGAAATTACGGATCGAAAAACGGATCATAAAATACATGCTGTAATGAGCAATGATGAGGTATCCCAATATTTTATGGAGATAGATAAAGCTCAAACAGCACTGTCACCGACTCCAACGGTAACGGGAACAGCGATTCAGGCTGCCGTGTGGATGGGAGCGAGAAGAATCATCATGATGGGCCAAGACCTGTCTTTCCCGGGAGGGCAGTTTTATGCCGACGGGGTTGAACATATCGATGATGAAAAAATAGCCTCCTTGGTAGAAAAGGCGCCTCATAAGGTTCCGAACGTTCAAGGATCTTATAATCAAGCAAGCGATAGCTTTATTTTTATGAAAGTTTCACTTGAAAATCTATTCGAAGCTTTGCCCGGAATCGAGTTTATCAATTCCACAAGATATGGAGCAGTTCTGGAAGGCACCACATGGATGCCGGTAGAAGAGGTGTACGAACTTATTCGGGATCGTGAATTCGATGCGAATCAGGTAGCCGGTATCTTTAACAGCGAAATAGATCGGGTTGATCAGGATTCAATACATCGCGTAAAAGAAAAGATCATAAATACGATGGAAGATTTAACCGGGATGAAAGCTGAACTGTCCGTACTACGGAAAAAGATAAATACGATTCGGGAACTTAGCCGGATTAAGCCCGCCAAGTGCCAGCGGACCATTGCCGAAATTGAAACAGCCTGGTCTGATATCGTCTTTAGAGAATGGTTTGCAACCATTTATGAGATTGTTTTGCCTCTTGAAATTGCGCATTTTGACCAGCATCAGCCTTTAATTGCGATGGAGCAAAATTTGATTCGAAAAGCGGACCTTATTCATAACCATCTGGGATCTCTGGTGAATCAAATTGAAAGCAAGATTCCGATGCTGAAAACTGTTTTCGAAGAGTCTGTCCGAAGAATTGATGCCATTAATATGTAG
- the fliS gene encoding flagellar export chaperone FliS, whose amino-acid sequence MINSPYQKYQQAQAQTASKSKLLIMLYDGAIRFVRAGIEGISERNHEKANNNLCKAQAIVNELISSLNFDYSISKDLLAIYEYMLHLLIQSNVRKDATKANEVLEHLLELREAWMEASKVSGIPGGA is encoded by the coding sequence TTGATCAACTCACCCTATCAGAAATATCAGCAAGCCCAAGCCCAAACCGCATCGAAATCCAAATTGCTGATTATGTTGTACGATGGGGCGATTCGATTCGTCCGGGCTGGAATAGAAGGTATTAGTGAACGTAACCACGAGAAAGCGAACAATAATCTTTGTAAGGCTCAGGCTATCGTCAACGAGCTGATTTCTTCCCTTAATTTTGATTACAGCATATCCAAAGATCTATTGGCAATATATGAGTATATGCTGCACCTTTTGATTCAATCCAATGTTCGCAAGGATGCAACCAAAGCCAATGAAGTATTGGAGCACTTGTTGGAGCTGCGTGAAGCTTGGATGGAAGCAAGTAAAGTCTCCGGAATTCCTGGTGGAGCTTGA
- the fliD gene encoding flagellar filament capping protein FliD yields MVTRISGFSSGLDIDAIVKKLMTAESVPLNKLNQQKQLMEWKRESYREVSTKMVTFLQDKITKLSSSTVMNAQKATVTGNTTAVTAVASSSASGMLEVRVNRLATASSGVSENWTEKSSSTTLGGLGIATGTYQIGNAQIDLDAGDTIDAFVAKVNNNKTAGVTAIYDPKTGLSLTSKTTGSTSALQIDPGITSAFGLNVKTGLDAEAVINGLTVTKSSNTFDINGVALTLNETTPTNGTASRIAISKDTDKVVEAVQGFVDAYNDVLSSLNSKVSEERYKKYAPLSTEERAGMSDEEAKLWTDKAKSGMLKNDSILQRTISDMRTAMLQGVDIGRTVEVTNADGTTSTVKKPLMLTELGITTGTYQTNGKLQLDTDKLKEALEKDPDIVTNFFSTNYSSSFTDNDYKQSDGLLAKMRKITNVSLQQMAETAGTSQVSKDLTSTFMANSTMGEALTALDRRIGELTSKLNRIETNYYKKFTAMETAINRYNSTSSALAGF; encoded by the coding sequence ATGGTTACCAGAATTTCAGGTTTTTCGTCCGGTCTGGATATTGATGCAATCGTCAAAAAGCTGATGACTGCAGAAAGCGTACCTCTCAATAAACTGAATCAACAAAAACAGCTTATGGAATGGAAGAGGGAAAGTTACAGAGAAGTGAGCACTAAGATGGTCACGTTTCTTCAAGACAAAATAACAAAACTAAGTTCAAGCACCGTGATGAATGCCCAGAAGGCAACCGTTACCGGAAATACTACGGCAGTGACTGCTGTAGCCTCATCGTCAGCGAGCGGTATGCTTGAAGTGAGAGTAAATCGCTTGGCGACGGCCTCAAGCGGGGTTTCGGAAAACTGGACCGAAAAAAGTTCGTCCACAACGCTTGGAGGGCTTGGCATTGCTACAGGAACGTACCAAATAGGCAATGCCCAGATCGACCTGGATGCCGGAGATACGATCGATGCTTTTGTAGCGAAAGTAAATAACAATAAAACTGCGGGAGTAACCGCTATTTATGATCCCAAAACTGGTTTGTCCCTGACAAGCAAAACTACGGGATCAACCAGTGCTTTGCAAATCGATCCCGGGATCACCAGTGCGTTTGGCCTGAACGTGAAAACGGGGCTAGACGCCGAAGCTGTCATCAATGGGCTTACGGTTACTAAATCATCCAACACCTTTGATATCAATGGAGTTGCATTAACGCTTAATGAAACAACTCCAACAAACGGCACAGCCTCCCGGATTGCGATCTCCAAGGATACAGATAAAGTCGTAGAGGCGGTTCAAGGCTTCGTGGATGCCTACAATGACGTTTTATCTTCCTTGAATAGTAAAGTTAGTGAAGAACGCTATAAAAAATATGCGCCATTGTCTACAGAAGAACGAGCTGGAATGAGTGATGAGGAAGCGAAGCTCTGGACCGATAAAGCCAAAAGCGGCATGCTCAAAAACGACAGCATATTGCAGAGAACCATATCGGATATGAGAACAGCGATGCTGCAAGGCGTGGATATCGGGAGAACGGTTGAGGTTACTAATGCCGATGGCACCACATCAACCGTCAAAAAACCTTTGATGCTGACGGAGCTCGGGATTACAACAGGCACGTATCAGACCAATGGTAAATTGCAGCTGGATACGGACAAGCTCAAAGAAGCTTTGGAAAAAGATCCGGATATTGTGACCAATTTCTTCTCAACCAATTATAGTTCATCCTTTACGGATAATGACTATAAACAATCGGACGGTTTGCTTGCAAAAATGCGTAAAATCACCAATGTATCTTTACAGCAGATGGCAGAGACTGCTGGTACTTCCCAAGTAAGCAAAGATCTGACTTCAACATTTATGGCCAATAGCACCATGGGGGAAGCACTTACAGCTTTGGACCGTCGCATCGGCGAGCTGACCAGTAAACTGAACAGAATCGAAACCAACTATTATAAAAAATTCACCGCTATGGAGACAGCTATAAACAGGTATAATTCAACTTCATCGGCACTGGCTGGTTTCTAG
- a CDS encoding flagellar protein FlaG has translation MDSSISNGISGNLPGPMRPYPKSDSSSNPNDVDSTLQPPPVTTIPKLHQTQEQSIRELQRAIEAIQGPQRTLEISVHDKTHAITIKVLNKETGDLIREIPPEKILDVVAKMMEITGIIVDKKI, from the coding sequence ATGGACTCGAGTATTTCGAACGGAATTAGTGGGAACTTGCCTGGACCAATGAGGCCCTATCCAAAAAGCGATTCGTCCTCCAATCCGAATGATGTCGATTCAACTTTGCAGCCCCCACCCGTAACCACCATACCCAAGCTGCATCAAACCCAGGAACAATCTATTCGGGAATTGCAGAGAGCCATCGAGGCCATTCAGGGACCCCAGAGAACATTGGAAATATCTGTGCATGATAAAACACACGCCATTACAATCAAAGTTTTGAATAAAGAAACCGGGGACCTGATTCGTGAAATCCCGCCTGAAAAAATTTTGGACGTGGTTGCGAAGATGATGGAGATCACGGGAATCATCGTAGACAAAAAAATATAA